The following are from one region of the Pseudodesulfovibrio piezophilus C1TLV30 genome:
- a CDS encoding TolC family protein codes for MRKTVLFVTALMILVCAQGFPALAQETPPDKQGTYLGDRVELDDLKSFLSLAADNNNELRAAFQKWQAAIKKAVQADTLPDPMLSFGYYTTPLETRGGPARYNYGLSQKFPFFGKLGFKEQMALREADGFKAQFDDLKLSTFYKVKQVYYEYAYLARATDITRENIELMKYLEKIATSRYTAGTAKHSDIIRPQVELGKLEDRLNSLMDLKTPLAARLNALLDRPRNQAIEFPASIPVMSITDSEESLFSRLPESNPKLAYWDTVTAKAEAGKELAQRNYYPDFTFGIGVTEVDDARNSGVMGDGDNPVMATMAFNLPIWTGARDAAVEESQARILSAKRSRVGLERTLRADLELALYKYRDAGRKIGLYKDTLVPKAEQSLGVIMESFMTGGGTALDLIDAEKTLLELQLAYYRALTDQAQRLAEIETLVGQELPCEFHGSLLRRTR; via the coding sequence GTGAGAAAAACCGTCTTGTTCGTAACAGCCTTGATGATACTGGTATGCGCTCAGGGCTTTCCTGCTTTGGCGCAGGAAACACCACCAGATAAGCAGGGCACGTATCTTGGAGACCGTGTGGAACTTGATGACCTCAAATCGTTTCTCTCCCTTGCGGCGGACAACAACAACGAGCTGCGCGCTGCATTTCAAAAATGGCAGGCAGCCATCAAGAAAGCTGTTCAGGCCGACACTTTGCCCGACCCCATGCTTTCATTCGGCTACTACACCACGCCGCTTGAGACTCGCGGTGGTCCGGCCCGTTACAATTACGGGTTATCACAAAAATTCCCCTTCTTCGGCAAACTCGGCTTCAAGGAACAAATGGCCCTTCGTGAAGCTGATGGTTTCAAGGCCCAATTCGATGATTTGAAACTCAGCACTTTCTACAAAGTCAAGCAGGTATACTATGAGTACGCCTACTTGGCCCGCGCCACCGATATCACCCGTGAAAACATCGAGTTAATGAAGTATCTGGAAAAGATTGCCACCTCCCGCTATACGGCAGGAACAGCCAAGCACTCCGACATCATCAGACCACAGGTCGAACTGGGCAAACTCGAAGACCGTCTCAATTCCCTCATGGATTTGAAAACCCCCTTGGCAGCGAGACTCAACGCTCTGCTGGACCGGCCTCGAAACCAGGCCATAGAATTTCCGGCATCGATTCCGGTCATGTCCATCACCGATTCCGAAGAGTCCCTGTTCTCCCGTCTGCCCGAGTCCAACCCGAAGCTTGCATACTGGGACACGGTTACAGCCAAGGCTGAGGCCGGGAAAGAACTTGCCCAACGCAACTATTATCCTGATTTCACATTTGGCATCGGTGTCACTGAAGTGGATGACGCACGCAACTCCGGAGTGATGGGCGACGGAGACAACCCGGTCATGGCGACCATGGCCTTCAACCTGCCCATCTGGACCGGTGCACGCGATGCCGCAGTGGAAGAAAGTCAGGCAAGGATTCTCTCTGCAAAACGGAGCAGAGTCGGTCTCGAACGCACCTTGCGGGCCGATCTGGAACTGGCCCTCTACAAATACCGTGATGCAGGACGAAAAATTGGCCTGTACAAGGACACGCTGGTCCCGAAAGCAGAACAGTCTCTGGGAGTTATCATGGAATCCTTCATGACCGGAGGAGGGACAGCCCTTGATTTGATTGATGCGGAGAAAACCCTGCTGGAATTACAACTTGCCTATTACCGTGCCCTGACGGACCAGGCACAGCGTCTGGCAGAAATAGAAACATTGGTAGGCCAGGAACTCCCATGCGAATTTCATGGTTCTCTTCTCAGAAGAACACGCTAA
- a CDS encoding PP2C family protein-serine/threonine phosphatase has protein sequence MRIRSKLLILLLLVSLTPLLVVRATIRRDLNQMGDTLAERSANVLVHKASTGLTRIVEDHARVLMRERQLLESTSLLLASKLEGVLSGHAHTPSDSSFALTEEQVAMMAKGYYFEHMQGRIQSLHVDLDHVSVRNGDGREAMLHGLAALMSRVKSNYPNLILWIEMRLADGTSVVYPALEGRGMMRPRVSRMSMPQALLPALTWSSPQPDSRTRRMAFRVTSPIRSAKGILEGNLTIVVPVDSMLHDSPHVSMFSTNAQSFLVRPTIDTELGLNRIQIIAQQASRNSGRGHWQMPSSKAWLVCPNADTLKIITTSLKMQRPGVVDMQYQGSNSLWAYAPLDESGLALMLIVPKEDVVREAEVARQFIGDQVAHHDTSMGIVVLVVAGLALIFALVLSRLFTRNIRELADAVRSVAKGNFSVRAPIRSKDEVGQLSHAFNKMVPALKERVSMKNSLEMAQEVQQSLLPSVDPELPWVDVAAASMYCDETGGDYYGFVERRTGSQRSLVVAVGDVSGHGVQAALMMASARAYLRGELLGGASLVSAMETVNRRVFEDVDGSGRFMTLFLMELFEDGAVQWVRAGHDPALVYDVETGVFEELAGSGLPLGVIEDAAFEVCSRVDFNTGQIVLIGTDGIWEMRSKVGEMFGKERLKRIIRDNASGTSGQLNTALEQALTEFRGECVPVDDITVATLKLLR, from the coding sequence ATGCGAATTCGATCCAAATTATTAATACTTCTTTTGCTTGTATCCCTGACACCTCTTCTGGTGGTGCGGGCGACCATACGGCGCGATCTGAATCAAATGGGGGACACCCTGGCAGAGCGCAGCGCCAATGTACTTGTTCACAAAGCCAGTACCGGATTAACGAGAATTGTGGAGGACCATGCACGGGTTTTGATGCGGGAGAGGCAGTTGTTGGAGTCTACCTCGCTTCTGCTTGCCTCCAAGCTGGAAGGGGTTCTCTCCGGGCACGCCCATACGCCGTCCGACAGCTCTTTTGCCCTGACTGAAGAGCAGGTGGCTATGATGGCAAAGGGCTATTATTTTGAGCATATGCAAGGCCGTATACAATCGTTGCATGTTGATTTGGACCATGTCTCGGTTCGCAACGGGGATGGCCGGGAAGCCATGCTTCACGGATTGGCTGCGCTTATGTCCAGGGTCAAATCAAACTATCCCAATCTCATTCTTTGGATCGAGATGCGTCTTGCAGACGGTACATCCGTGGTCTACCCTGCATTGGAAGGACGTGGGATGATGCGTCCGAGGGTCTCTCGTATGTCGATGCCCCAGGCGTTACTTCCAGCTTTAACCTGGAGCAGTCCACAGCCAGACAGCCGAACCCGTCGAATGGCTTTCCGCGTAACATCACCCATCAGGAGTGCGAAAGGCATCCTCGAGGGAAATTTGACCATTGTGGTACCGGTGGATTCCATGCTGCACGACAGTCCTCATGTCAGCATGTTCTCGACCAATGCGCAGTCTTTTCTGGTTCGTCCGACAATCGATACCGAGCTTGGGCTGAACCGGATTCAGATCATAGCACAGCAGGCCTCCAGAAACTCTGGGCGTGGACACTGGCAGATGCCCAGCAGCAAGGCGTGGCTCGTCTGCCCGAATGCTGACACGCTCAAGATCATCACCACTTCTTTGAAGATGCAGCGCCCCGGTGTGGTGGACATGCAATATCAGGGCAGCAATTCCCTGTGGGCCTATGCTCCTCTTGATGAGAGTGGTTTGGCTCTCATGTTGATCGTTCCTAAGGAGGATGTTGTCAGGGAAGCTGAAGTCGCACGACAGTTCATAGGGGATCAAGTCGCGCACCACGATACATCCATGGGGATTGTCGTCCTTGTTGTCGCGGGATTGGCCCTGATTTTCGCTTTGGTTCTTTCCCGGTTGTTTACGCGAAATATCCGTGAACTGGCTGATGCGGTGAGAAGTGTGGCCAAGGGGAATTTCTCGGTCCGTGCGCCGATTCGCTCCAAGGATGAAGTCGGTCAACTCAGCCATGCTTTCAACAAGATGGTCCCGGCTCTGAAGGAACGTGTTTCCATGAAAAATTCTCTGGAAATGGCTCAGGAGGTACAGCAAAGTCTTTTGCCTTCGGTGGATCCTGAATTGCCTTGGGTCGATGTTGCTGCCGCCAGCATGTATTGCGATGAAACCGGGGGCGATTATTACGGATTTGTGGAGCGCCGAACCGGTTCTCAACGGAGTTTGGTCGTCGCAGTTGGTGATGTGAGCGGGCACGGGGTTCAGGCCGCACTCATGATGGCGTCCGCCAGAGCATATCTTCGAGGGGAGCTCCTTGGGGGAGCGTCGTTGGTCAGTGCCATGGAAACCGTCAATCGCCGAGTTTTCGAGGACGTGGATGGTTCCGGTCGGTTCATGACTCTTTTCCTCATGGAACTTTTCGAAGACGGCGCTGTGCAGTGGGTGCGGGCCGGGCATGATCCTGCGTTGGTCTATGACGTCGAGACCGGGGTTTTCGAGGAATTGGCAGGTTCCGGTCTGCCTCTTGGCGTGATTGAGGATGCTGCATTTGAAGTGTGCTCCCGTGTGGATTTCAATACGGGTCAGATCGTGCTTATCGGGACTGACGGTATTTGGGAGATGCGGTCGAAAGTCGGTGAAATGTTCGGTAAGGAGCGACTCAAACGGATTATTCGCGACAATGCCTCGGGGACATCCGGTCAACTCAATACGGCTTTGGAGCAGGCGTTGACCGAGTTCCGGGGGGAGTGTGTGCCAGTTGACGACATAACCGTCGCAACTCTCAAGCTCCTTCGATAA
- a CDS encoding FmdE family protein: MSNTVIDPTTVEVSEGESFSFYSFMELATWFHNYPAPGLLLGGFMVEEAKRYIPDGVLYDAVSETTWCLPDAIQLLTPCTLGNGWLRVRNNAVYALSLFDKHSGEGVRVRLDPEKLDAFPHTLCWLMKTKPKNQQDSEALRHEIRDHSLEMLSVETITVKPEVVMKRSKGAIVICPLCGDAYPEFHGAICRGCSGDSPYMNDRSTCAVADIGNSIPSTPLELSIGKKIVHDMTRIVPGESKDVEFSRGHVVTAGDVCRLQQMGRFNLYVDQEAPHGFIHEDDAARAFSQGMCGEGVVVESEPREGKVNLLAERDGIMVVDEPMVQAFNSLPNVIAACRQGYSLVRKGRRIAATRAIPLFLEQAAFGRALAIVNNKPFFSVMPLRSARVGLLITGNEVFKGLIKDRFADVIEAKVTSLGSTVVASHIRPDDSSAIADAARSLEGAGCDLIVTTAGLSVDPDDVTRQGLMEAGLTDALYGFPVLPGAMTLIGRIGQARVLGVPACALFHKTTSLDLLLPRLLADLPITRADAAKLGNGGMCMECTSCTFPKCPFGR, translated from the coding sequence ATGAGTAACACCGTTATCGACCCCACGACTGTTGAAGTTTCGGAAGGAGAGTCCTTTTCCTTCTATTCGTTCATGGAGCTTGCCACCTGGTTCCATAACTATCCTGCCCCTGGTTTGCTGCTGGGTGGCTTCATGGTTGAAGAGGCCAAACGGTATATTCCGGATGGGGTTTTGTATGATGCCGTGTCCGAAACGACATGGTGTCTTCCCGATGCCATTCAGCTCCTGACGCCCTGTACATTGGGCAACGGCTGGTTACGGGTTCGCAATAACGCCGTATATGCTCTCTCTCTTTTTGATAAACACAGTGGTGAAGGAGTTCGGGTTCGCCTCGACCCTGAAAAACTTGACGCCTTTCCGCATACCCTCTGTTGGTTGATGAAAACCAAGCCGAAGAATCAGCAGGATTCCGAAGCACTACGTCATGAGATTCGTGACCATTCTTTGGAGATGCTCTCGGTGGAGACTATTACGGTCAAGCCGGAAGTGGTGATGAAACGCAGCAAGGGAGCCATTGTCATATGCCCTCTCTGTGGGGATGCCTATCCTGAATTTCATGGAGCCATCTGTCGTGGGTGTAGTGGTGATTCTCCTTATATGAATGACCGCTCTACATGTGCTGTCGCTGACATTGGAAATTCCATTCCTTCGACTCCCCTGGAACTGAGTATCGGCAAGAAGATTGTCCATGACATGACTCGTATAGTTCCCGGTGAATCCAAGGATGTGGAATTCAGCCGAGGCCATGTGGTCACGGCTGGTGATGTCTGCCGGCTTCAGCAGATGGGGCGGTTCAATTTGTATGTCGATCAGGAAGCGCCGCACGGGTTCATTCATGAGGATGACGCGGCTCGCGCCTTTTCTCAGGGAATGTGTGGTGAGGGCGTGGTTGTGGAATCCGAGCCTCGTGAAGGCAAGGTCAACCTGCTGGCTGAAAGAGATGGTATCATGGTGGTTGATGAACCCATGGTGCAGGCATTCAATTCTCTGCCCAATGTTATTGCAGCCTGTCGGCAAGGATACAGCCTGGTCCGCAAGGGGCGGCGTATCGCTGCCACACGGGCCATTCCGCTTTTTCTGGAACAGGCCGCCTTTGGACGAGCCTTGGCCATTGTCAACAACAAGCCATTCTTTTCCGTTATGCCGTTGCGCAGTGCCCGGGTCGGTTTGTTGATAACCGGCAACGAAGTTTTCAAGGGATTGATCAAGGATCGTTTTGCTGATGTTATCGAAGCCAAAGTGACGAGCCTTGGCAGTACTGTCGTTGCCAGTCATATCCGGCCTGATGATTCGTCAGCCATTGCCGATGCGGCCCGGTCGTTGGAAGGAGCGGGGTGCGACCTGATTGTAACGACAGCCGGGTTGTCAGTGGATCCGGATGACGTGACCCGGCAGGGACTGATGGAAGCGGGGCTGACTGATGCGTTATACGGTTTCCCTGTTTTACCGGGAGCCATGACGCTGATCGGTCGAATAGGTCAGGCCCGTGTCCTCGGTGTGCCAGCGTGTGCGCTCTTCCACAAGACAACCAGTCTTGATCTTCTTTTACCGAGATTGTTGGCAGACCTGCCCATCACCAGGGCGGATGCGGCAAAGCTCGGAAATGGCGGGATGTGTATGGAATGCACGTCTTGCACGTTCCCCAAATGTCCATTCGGGAGGTAG
- a CDS encoding winged helix-turn-helix domain-containing protein, producing MLKVKEPPATSIAMTNPTMRVHLWLENEEGVLFGLGRLQLLRQVEQCGSLKAAAESLGMSYRGAWGKIKTTEELLGQKLIERAASRRKGYHLTPFGLGIAESFDKWYREVERFAFAKSEEFLPFSLKKYK from the coding sequence ATGCTCAAAGTCAAAGAACCTCCGGCGACAAGTATCGCCATGACCAACCCTACCATGCGGGTGCATCTCTGGCTTGAAAATGAAGAGGGGGTGCTTTTCGGATTAGGGCGACTGCAATTGCTCCGTCAGGTCGAGCAGTGTGGCTCCCTCAAGGCCGCAGCCGAATCTCTGGGGATGTCCTACCGGGGGGCTTGGGGGAAGATCAAAACAACAGAGGAGTTACTGGGGCAGAAATTGATCGAAAGAGCTGCCAGCAGGAGGAAGGGGTATCACTTGACTCCCTTTGGTCTGGGGATCGCGGAAAGCTTCGACAAATGGTATCGGGAGGTTGAACGATTCGCTTTTGCCAAGAGCGAGGAATTCCTACCTTTTTCACTCAAAAAATATAAGTGA
- the fdnG gene encoding formate dehydrogenase-N subunit alpha has product MKLDRRSFMKLAGSGAACLTLGQLGVNLSPVKAYAADIKISGAKEVVTVCPFCSVSCHVIGHVKGGELVNTEGDPDFPVNEGALCAKGAAMFSMTTSHHRLQKPLYRAPYSDKWEEKSWEWMLDRMARRIKDTRDKDIILKNEKGDTVNRLESMFLLGTSHAGNEECAIIHQAMRGLGVVHMDHQARIUHSATVAALGESFGRGAMTNHWIDIKNADSVLIMGSNAAEHHPISFKWVLRAKDKGATVMHVDPKFSRTSARSDFHVPLRSGTDIAFLGGMIKYILENEKFFHEYVVEYTNAALIVGKDYGFKDGLFTGYDAKTRSYDKSKWGFEMDSKGVPKRDKSLKHPRCVYQLMKAHYSRYNIEAVSATTGVSAENLMKVYENFAATGVKDKAGTIMYALGWTQHTVGVQNIRSAAIIQLLLGNIGVAGGGINALRGEPNVQGSTDHTLLYHIIPGYMAMPHNGWQTYDEYVKANTPVSNDPMSANWWQHKPKYFASLLKAWYGEKATRENGFCYELLPKIEKGEDYSYMFLFDRMYNKQIRGGFIIGLNPMNSVPNTNKVRKALDNLDWLITSELHHSETTDNWQRPGVDPKKIKTEVFLLPSAHRLEKEGSTTNSGRWLLWHNQATKPAYEAKPFGDLFCGVMNHVKALYAKEGGTLPEAVTWLDYPEKYDPEDLCARINGRFLEDTEFKGKKYKKGQQLPSFTALKDDGSTMSLNWLYAGSYTEEGGNKAKRRETTQTEMQKTIGLYPKWSWCWPVNRRILYNRASVDFDGKPYNPAKAVIEWKDGKWVGDVPDGGWPPIATGKGRYPFIMSKNGFGQIFGPGRQDGPFSEHYEPVETPVDSNMFSKQLSSPVYKSVNSDMDKLAQPNSPDYPIVLTTYSLTEHWCGGGETRNVPNLLETEPQLYVEMSPELAQEKGIVNGDGVIVESIRGRVEAIAMVTVRMRPLKVHGRIVHEIGMPFCFGWTTPGTGDATNRLTPSVGDPNTTIPEYKACCVNIRKADKLTELAT; this is encoded by the coding sequence ATGAAGCTCGACCGTCGTAGCTTTATGAAGCTCGCAGGTTCTGGAGCGGCGTGTCTCACCTTAGGGCAGCTCGGAGTGAATCTTTCACCGGTCAAGGCTTATGCAGCGGATATCAAGATATCCGGAGCAAAAGAAGTCGTGACTGTTTGTCCGTTCTGTTCGGTGAGTTGTCACGTCATTGGTCACGTGAAGGGGGGGGAACTCGTCAATACCGAGGGTGATCCCGATTTTCCGGTTAACGAAGGTGCCTTGTGTGCAAAGGGTGCGGCCATGTTTAGCATGACCACCAGTCACCACAGGCTTCAGAAACCGCTTTACCGCGCTCCCTATAGCGACAAGTGGGAAGAGAAGAGCTGGGAGTGGATGCTGGACCGTATGGCTCGGCGCATCAAGGACACTCGTGACAAGGATATTATCCTCAAAAACGAGAAAGGCGACACTGTCAACAGGCTCGAATCCATGTTCCTGCTGGGAACTTCCCACGCCGGGAACGAGGAATGTGCCATCATTCACCAAGCAATGCGAGGCCTGGGCGTCGTCCACATGGACCACCAGGCCAGGATCTGACACAGCGCAACTGTTGCGGCTCTGGGAGAGTCGTTCGGACGCGGTGCGATGACCAACCACTGGATTGACATCAAGAATGCCGATTCAGTCCTTATAATGGGCAGTAATGCTGCCGAACATCATCCGATCTCATTCAAATGGGTCTTGCGGGCCAAGGACAAGGGCGCCACTGTTATGCATGTGGACCCGAAGTTCTCTCGTACATCCGCACGGTCGGATTTCCATGTTCCCTTGCGGTCCGGTACGGATATCGCTTTCCTCGGGGGCATGATCAAGTACATTCTCGAAAATGAGAAATTCTTCCACGAATATGTTGTCGAATACACCAATGCCGCGCTCATCGTGGGCAAGGACTATGGTTTCAAGGACGGCCTTTTCACCGGTTACGATGCAAAGACCCGTTCCTACGACAAAAGCAAGTGGGGCTTTGAGATGGACTCGAAGGGGGTACCCAAGAGAGACAAGAGTCTCAAACACCCCCGGTGCGTTTATCAACTGATGAAGGCTCACTATTCGCGCTACAATATCGAGGCGGTTTCAGCCACGACTGGTGTCTCTGCGGAAAACCTGATGAAGGTCTATGAGAACTTCGCTGCAACCGGTGTCAAGGACAAGGCCGGGACCATCATGTACGCTCTCGGCTGGACTCAGCATACTGTGGGTGTGCAGAATATTCGCTCCGCCGCCATTATTCAGCTTTTGCTGGGCAATATCGGTGTTGCCGGTGGCGGTATCAACGCCCTGCGTGGTGAGCCGAATGTTCAGGGGTCCACAGACCATACCCTGCTGTACCACATTATCCCCGGCTATATGGCCATGCCGCATAACGGGTGGCAGACCTACGACGAATACGTCAAGGCCAACACCCCGGTGAGCAATGATCCCATGTCGGCGAACTGGTGGCAGCACAAGCCCAAGTACTTTGCCAGCCTGCTGAAGGCTTGGTACGGTGAAAAAGCCACCAGAGAAAACGGCTTCTGCTATGAACTGCTTCCCAAGATTGAAAAGGGCGAGGATTATTCCTACATGTTCCTGTTCGATCGCATGTATAACAAGCAGATTCGTGGCGGATTCATTATCGGGCTGAACCCGATGAACAGTGTCCCGAATACGAATAAGGTCAGAAAGGCCTTGGATAATCTGGACTGGCTGATTACCTCTGAACTGCATCATTCCGAAACTACGGACAACTGGCAGCGCCCCGGCGTTGATCCCAAGAAGATCAAGACCGAGGTGTTCCTGTTACCTTCGGCTCACCGTCTGGAGAAGGAAGGGTCCACCACCAACTCCGGTCGCTGGTTGCTTTGGCATAATCAGGCTACCAAGCCTGCATACGAGGCCAAGCCGTTTGGTGATCTGTTCTGTGGCGTCATGAACCATGTGAAGGCTTTGTATGCCAAGGAAGGGGGAACTCTTCCCGAAGCCGTGACCTGGCTTGATTACCCTGAAAAGTATGATCCCGAAGACCTGTGCGCCCGTATCAACGGTCGTTTCCTCGAAGACACGGAATTCAAGGGCAAGAAATACAAGAAAGGGCAGCAACTGCCGTCCTTTACTGCGCTCAAGGATGACGGCTCCACCATGAGTCTGAACTGGCTTTATGCCGGGAGTTATACCGAAGAGGGTGGCAACAAGGCCAAACGTCGTGAGACGACACAGACCGAAATGCAGAAGACTATCGGTTTGTATCCGAAATGGTCATGGTGCTGGCCGGTCAATCGTCGTATTCTGTACAACCGTGCCTCTGTCGACTTTGACGGCAAGCCATACAATCCGGCCAAGGCCGTCATTGAATGGAAGGACGGCAAGTGGGTTGGTGATGTGCCTGATGGAGGCTGGCCACCGATTGCCACCGGTAAAGGTCGCTATCCGTTCATCATGTCCAAGAATGGTTTCGGGCAGATATTCGGTCCGGGACGTCAGGACGGACCGTTCTCCGAACATTACGAACCGGTGGAAACACCAGTTGATTCGAATATGTTCTCCAAGCAGCTCAGCAGTCCTGTTTACAAGTCCGTGAACAGTGATATGGACAAGCTTGCACAACCCAATAGTCCCGACTATCCCATTGTTCTGACGACTTATAGTCTGACAGAGCACTGGTGCGGCGGTGGTGAAACAAGAAACGTTCCCAACCTGCTGGAAACCGAGCCTCAACTCTATGTCGAGATGAGCCCGGAACTGGCTCAGGAAAAAGGTATCGTCAATGGTGATGGTGTGATCGTCGAGAGTATCCGCGGACGGGTCGAGGCCATAGCCATGGTCACGGTTCGCATGCGTCCTCTCAAGGTCCATGGTCGAATTGTTCACGAAATCGGCATGCCGTTCTGCTTCGGCTGGACAACGCCAGGGACGGGTGATGCCACCAACAGGCTGACGCCTTCGGTTGGTGATCCCAATACAACCATCCCTGAGTACAAGGCCTGCTGTGTGAATATTCGTAAGGCAGACAAGCTCACTGAGCTGGCAACCTAA
- a CDS encoding 4Fe-4S dicluster domain-containing protein yields MTKTFLIDTSRCTACRGCQIACKEWHELPANKTTQYHWGSHQNPPDLNPFNYKLVRFSEHLEDGVVRWNFFPEQCRHCELAPCKEMGDLYIEEAITQDESTGAVIFTEKTKQFDDEQFEEIRDACPYNVPRRDEKTKLMAKCTMCNERLQHGMVPACVKVCPTGTMQFGEREDMLKLAEERLAIVKKKWPKAMLADPDDVNVIYLIIDDPENYHEFVVADARPVGPMSKKQFLATLARPFKAMKA; encoded by the coding sequence ATGACTAAGACGTTTTTGATAGATACCTCCCGTTGCACAGCGTGCCGCGGATGTCAGATAGCCTGCAAGGAATGGCACGAACTGCCAGCCAATAAAACCACCCAGTATCACTGGGGCAGTCATCAGAATCCGCCGGACCTGAATCCGTTCAACTATAAACTCGTCCGTTTCAGCGAGCACCTGGAAGATGGCGTGGTTCGGTGGAATTTCTTCCCCGAACAATGCCGCCACTGCGAGCTGGCTCCCTGCAAGGAGATGGGCGATCTGTATATTGAAGAGGCCATCACCCAGGACGAATCGACCGGGGCCGTCATCTTCACGGAAAAAACCAAGCAGTTCGACGATGAACAGTTTGAAGAAATTCGTGATGCATGTCCCTATAATGTCCCCAGACGTGATGAAAAAACCAAACTGATGGCCAAGTGCACCATGTGCAATGAAAGGCTTCAGCATGGTATGGTTCCGGCCTGTGTCAAGGTATGTCCGACCGGCACCATGCAATTTGGTGAACGCGAGGATATGCTCAAACTGGCGGAAGAGCGCCTTGCCATAGTTAAGAAGAAATGGCCCAAGGCAATGTTGGCAGACCCGGATGATGTCAATGTGATCTACCTGATCATCGATGACCCGGAGAACTACCATGAGTTCGTGGTCGCCGATGCCCGTCCGGTCGGTCCCATGTCAAAGAAGCAATTCCTGGCAACCCTGGCCAGACCCTTCAAAGCAATGAAGGCATAA
- a CDS encoding formate dehydrogenase accessory protein FdhE: MKSVSALKAVESTLMTINGRTPAYVELTERFGPVFISSARLRDELVAEGVASLEIDPVRLAAGVPVLVGSDFSQWTDLLSSSVKRLLPELLEVLELEDDACEALRVFFDDSDTLLALVQARTEGDWKHFENTSVQLETVSATTLLYISEIVFSPVLCAIAETLGERLESHSWEHGHCPVCGSSPSISQLSPKEITDLDQLVGGGGKKYLHCSLCGHDWRYKRNACPSCGNDDSESREVFYADDTRFERVEACHKCGTYCLNVDLRECEPLPHLDAIQMGLIHLDIYAQKKKLTPLVSTLWNSLD; the protein is encoded by the coding sequence ATGAAATCTGTATCTGCTCTCAAGGCTGTCGAATCGACATTGATGACCATCAACGGAAGAACTCCTGCATACGTGGAGTTGACTGAGCGTTTTGGTCCTGTGTTCATTTCCTCAGCCCGGCTGCGCGATGAATTGGTGGCGGAAGGCGTGGCCTCTCTAGAAATTGATCCTGTCCGGTTGGCGGCCGGGGTTCCGGTTCTCGTTGGTTCCGATTTTTCACAGTGGACTGATTTGTTGAGTTCCTCTGTCAAACGCCTTCTCCCCGAACTTCTTGAAGTGCTCGAACTCGAAGACGATGCATGTGAAGCTCTTCGCGTCTTTTTCGATGATTCCGATACTCTCTTGGCGCTCGTTCAGGCTCGGACTGAAGGCGATTGGAAACACTTTGAGAACACCTCCGTACAGTTGGAAACCGTATCAGCAACAACCTTGCTGTATATTTCAGAGATTGTTTTCTCTCCTGTCCTTTGTGCTATAGCCGAGACTCTGGGCGAGCGCCTTGAATCCCATTCCTGGGAACATGGTCATTGCCCTGTTTGCGGCTCTTCTCCTTCCATCTCCCAGCTTTCGCCCAAGGAAATCACCGATCTTGATCAATTGGTCGGTGGCGGAGGGAAAAAATATCTTCACTGTTCTCTTTGCGGTCATGACTGGCGCTACAAAAGGAATGCCTGTCCATCCTGCGGAAATGATGACAGTGAATCCCGTGAAGTTTTTTACGCGGATGACACCCGGTTTGAACGGGTGGAGGCGTGCCATAAATGCGGCACCTACTGTCTGAATGTTGATCTGCGTGAATGTGAACCTCTGCCGCATCTCGACGCCATTCAGATGGGGCTTATTCATCTCGATATCTATGCGCAAAAAAAGAAATTGACCCCTTTGGTTTCCACTCTGTGGAATTCCCTGGATTAG